A stretch of the Aminipila terrae genome encodes the following:
- a CDS encoding PIN/TRAM domain-containing protein, translating into MLKKLIRIILTIVGAIVGYGVFLLSEFMYGLSGNSLESKFTETQLAVTALCFAIIFGIIFFRATPSLGKHSIKVAKGIESDLQGVSTNDIASGTFGLIVGLIIAFLVSQIYATIQIFYMGTILSIITYLIMGYLGVIIATKRFKDVTSAWLARSKSGQPFKSKSKLADATPKILDTSVIIDGRIADIMKTGFIEGNIVIPEFVLLELQHIADSSDGLKRNRGRRGLDILNKIQEEYGIDIYNTTSEKSLDEIPEVDVKLLKLAQIMNGKVVTNDFNLNKVAGIKGVKVLNINELANTLKPVVLPGEDMKLFLVKEGKESNQAVAYLDDGTMIVVEEGRRFIGQNVTVTVTSVLQTSAGRMIFAKPKR; encoded by the coding sequence ATGTTAAAAAAACTTATAAGAATAATATTGACTATTGTTGGGGCCATTGTGGGATATGGTGTGTTCTTATTAAGTGAATTTATGTATGGCTTATCGGGGAATTCCTTAGAAAGTAAATTCACAGAAACACAGTTAGCAGTTACTGCGCTATGTTTTGCTATTATTTTTGGAATTATATTTTTTAGAGCAACACCTAGTCTTGGAAAACACAGCATCAAGGTAGCAAAGGGCATTGAGTCCGATTTGCAGGGGGTTTCTACAAATGATATAGCATCAGGAACATTTGGATTGATTGTTGGATTGATTATTGCTTTTTTAGTCAGTCAGATTTATGCGACGATTCAGATTTTCTATATGGGTACAATTCTAAGCATCATTACGTATCTTATCATGGGATACCTGGGTGTTATTATTGCAACAAAAAGGTTTAAAGATGTAACAAGTGCATGGCTTGCAAGAAGCAAAAGTGGACAGCCTTTTAAATCAAAAAGCAAACTTGCTGATGCTACACCAAAAATTCTTGATACCAGTGTAATCATTGATGGAAGAATAGCAGATATTATGAAAACGGGATTTATCGAAGGAAATATCGTGATACCTGAATTTGTATTATTGGAGTTACAGCATATTGCTGATTCATCTGATGGATTGAAAAGAAACCGGGGACGCAGAGGACTTGATATTTTAAATAAAATACAGGAAGAATATGGTATTGATATTTACAATACCACATCTGAAAAATCTCTGGATGAGATTCCTGAAGTTGATGTTAAACTACTAAAGCTTGCGCAGATTATGAATGGGAAGGTTGTTACCAATGACTTCAACCTGAACAAAGTAGCAGGAATAAAAGGCGTTAAAGTCTTAAATATTAATGAACTGGCAAATACCTTAAAGCCAGTAGTGCTTCCTGGAGAGGACATGAAACTTTTCCTTGTGAAAGAAGGAAAAGAAAGCAATCAGGCCGTAGCATATCTTGATGATGGAACTATGATTGTCGTTGAAGAGGGAAGAAGGTTTATAGGACAGAATGTAACTGTTACTGTAACAAGTGTATTGCAAACATCAGCAGGACGTATGATTTTTGCAAAACCAAAGAGATAA
- a CDS encoding CarD family transcriptional regulator, producing MYTVGDKVVYPMHGAGVIEKIEEKKILGEIRKYYILKLPCGDMKVMIPVESSNSVGVREIISEEQLKGVISILKDDSSTMPSNWNRRYRENMEKLKTGDVIEVAEVVRNLIRMDRQKKLSTGEKKMLTNAKQILLSEIILVRDIGQNEANDIIDKAI from the coding sequence ATGTATACCGTTGGAGATAAAGTCGTGTATCCGATGCATGGTGCAGGAGTTATAGAAAAAATAGAAGAAAAGAAAATCTTAGGGGAAATAAGAAAATATTACATCTTAAAACTGCCTTGTGGGGATATGAAAGTGATGATTCCTGTTGAAAGCAGTAACAGTGTTGGCGTGCGTGAAATTATTTCTGAAGAGCAGCTGAAAGGAGTTATCTCCATACTAAAAGATGACTCTAGTACAATGCCGAGCAATTGGAACCGCAGATATCGGGAAAATATGGAAAAACTAAAGACGGGTGACGTAATAGAGGTCGCTGAAGTTGTCAGGAATCTGATTCGGATGGACAGACAGAAAAAGTTGTCTACGGGAGAAAAGAAAATGCTTACTAATGCAAAACAGATTCTGCTTAGTGAAATAATTCTGGTAAGGGATATTGGACAAAACGAAGCAAATGATATTATTGATAAAGCAATTTAA
- a CDS encoding HAMP domain-containing sensor histidine kinase yields MKIKLPKINFDKNSINFKLWAYFILFAAFLLSLLWLLQIFFLNTYYQEMKISETNRIANVIADKYGKPDFVETIRSLSVSNDMYIQIETDDAILFSPGNESGRMPVYMYLPEMSTVRKMLFKDNQRSASVIIPQKNPGHGDRKTLAYASFLEKTADDKVILYIFSPLFPVDSTVGILRNQLIYVTIISLCMAFCLSFYLSNRISKPIRSITKSAEKLAAGQYGVPFEGGHYTEIIQLADTLNMTSVELEKTDSLRKDLIANVSHDLRTPLTMVKSYAEMIRDLSGDNPEKRKAHLEVIIEEADRLNLLVSDMLDLSRLQTHVTPLEKSQFSLLEAAQSIIHSLGIYESRDGYKFVLDCPEDIIVTADENKIKRVISNLLNNAIKYCGEDKEIEVKIFSKDGAARCEVSDHGMGIAADEIDQIWDRYYKASTHHVREVKGTGLGLSIVKEIVLLHKGRYGVDSKEGEGSTFYFELNK; encoded by the coding sequence ATGAAGATTAAATTACCTAAAATAAATTTTGACAAAAATAGTATAAATTTCAAACTGTGGGCTTATTTTATTCTATTTGCTGCATTTTTACTTTCACTTTTATGGCTTTTACAGATATTCTTTTTAAATACTTATTATCAGGAAATGAAAATATCTGAAACCAACAGAATAGCCAATGTGATTGCAGATAAATATGGTAAACCAGACTTTGTAGAAACCATAAGGTCTTTATCTGTATCCAATGATATGTATATCCAGATAGAAACAGATGATGCCATATTGTTTTCTCCGGGAAATGAATCTGGGAGAATGCCAGTCTATATGTATTTACCTGAGATGAGTACTGTGCGGAAAATGCTGTTTAAAGATAACCAACGGAGTGCTTCTGTTATTATCCCACAGAAAAACCCTGGGCATGGAGACAGAAAAACCCTGGCATATGCCAGCTTTTTGGAAAAGACTGCAGATGACAAAGTGATTTTATATATTTTTTCTCCTTTGTTTCCGGTAGATTCTACTGTAGGAATCTTGAGAAATCAATTAATATATGTTACTATTATTTCACTATGTATGGCATTCTGTTTGTCATTTTATTTGTCAAACAGGATTTCCAAGCCTATAAGAAGTATAACGAAATCCGCAGAAAAACTGGCTGCTGGGCAGTATGGTGTACCTTTTGAGGGGGGGCACTATACTGAAATCATACAACTGGCAGATACTTTAAATATGACATCAGTGGAATTAGAAAAGACGGATTCCTTAAGAAAGGATTTAATTGCAAATGTTTCTCATGACCTAAGAACACCTCTGACCATGGTTAAATCCTATGCAGAGATGATCAGAGATCTCTCCGGTGATAATCCTGAGAAACGAAAGGCCCATTTAGAGGTGATTATTGAGGAAGCAGACCGGTTAAATCTGCTGGTTAGTGATATGCTTGATTTATCCAGGCTTCAGACCCATGTCACACCTCTTGAAAAAAGTCAATTCAGCCTTTTGGAAGCTGCTCAAAGCATTATACATTCTCTGGGCATATATGAAAGCCGTGATGGGTATAAATTTGTTTTGGATTGCCCGGAAGATATCATTGTAACTGCAGATGAAAATAAAATAAAACGTGTTATTTCCAATTTACTCAATAACGCCATTAAATATTGTGGTGAAGATAAGGAAATTGAAGTAAAAATCTTCAGTAAAGATGGAGCTGCAAGGTGTGAGGTGTCTGACCATGGAATGGGCATTGCCGCTGATGAGATTGATCAGATATGGGACAGATATTATAAAGCAAGTACACATCATGTAAGGGAAGTAAAAGGTACCGGACTGGGGTTATCTATCGTTAAGGAAATCGTATTACTTCATAAAGGTCGTTATGGAGTAGACAGTAAAGAAGGAGAAGGCAGTACCTTTTATTTTGAATTAAATAAATAG